The window CCCCTCCTGCCCGTCGTGTGGCACCCTAGACTGACGAGCGGACGCACAGGACGCTCACCTGAGCAACGGGAATGCCGTCCAGATCATCGGCAAGGTCAACCCCGACCTGTCCATCAAGGTCCTGAGCTCCAAGGATCTTGGCCCCGGCGTCGGTCTGTCCCCCCCTTCGCCCTCTGCCATGCCGCACCTCTCGCTGACGGCAGACCGTCGCCAGACTTTGGCCTctgcaccgccgtcgtcgccgccacgcaCCGGTTCAAGGAGATTTTCGTCGCGGAGAGCTAAACACAGAAAGACCATGAACGTCGTGCGCTGCGAGCATGGCTTGGCTACGAAGCATGAACAATACCATTGAGCGAACATGAACGAAATGAACGAACATGATGACCAGTCACTTCCTCCTTCAAGCCCCTCCCTCGGTGTCCCTGCCGCAAACTCTCCCAAACAACTCAAGGTCCGATGTACACGCTTGCCTGATttcgccctcgacctcgtccgcccGTCGCCaacccgccgccgtcggtcgccTATTTCATATTCTCCAGCAGATACTTGAAGCCCGCgagcgcctcctcgccggcgggcaCGATCTGGTTGGCCGGCAGGATGAAGCCGTACCGGCCCTTGTCCCGTAGCTCTGACGTGAAGCTGTAGTCAGCCTTGACCACCTCGGCGACATAGTCGACGCTGCTACCGGACGCGCGGTAGATGGTCGTGCAGATGGGGCCGTACTCGAAGCTGAGGCCGTGCACCGAtttgatggcctcgacggcgccgctcGCGAGAGACTGCAGCTCGTCGttgttggcgggcaactcGTCGCAGGTGTAGCCGTATGCTGTCGACTTGTcagcgccggtgccgccagCCTGGAGCCTCCGAGGCGAGGACGCGGTGAGGGGGGCGATACGTACGCGTCATGAACAGCTGCGAG of the Drechmeria coniospora strain ARSEF 6962 chromosome 01, whole genome shotgun sequence genome contains:
- a CDS encoding hypothetical protein (related to single-stranded DNA binding protein 12k chain), encoding MAESISAPRITAQHLDAFAGRLVTMVGKVTQLRGDQATIDADGTVTVVLNRDAHLSNGNAVQIIGKVNPDLSIKVLSSKDLGPGVGLSPPSPSAMPHLSLTADRRQTLASAPPSSPPRTGSRRFSSRRAKHRKTMNVVRCEHGLATKHEQYH